From the genome of Helicobacter sp. 12S02232-10, one region includes:
- the lpxD gene encoding UDP-3-O-(3-hydroxymyristoyl)glucosamine N-acyltransferase → MKLSEMLQSIGLDILLKKDFEVSSLAPLEKAGQNDVSYIDQSKYLKDLIFSNAGAVLIREKDAQAVPEHIEPIIVSNPHLIFAKLSKFFIQPQFSLASSQNEIKTHLQTDQELDVGKDTVIMPNVFLGNRVKIGNNCLLMPGVVIGDDTLIGDNCKIFPNVVIYKNTQIGNNVSIHAGTIIGSDGFGYAHTQTGEHIKIEHNGSVVIEDDVEIGANNTIDRAVFGETRIKKGTKIDNLVQIAHNCVVGEHSLLVSQVGLAGSTTTGRNVVMGGQAGTGGHIHIGDFTQIAGRGAVGKNLPPHTKWGGHPLMELDEWMKFFVTLRRMVKKKNP, encoded by the coding sequence ATGAAACTTTCTGAAATGCTTCAATCCATAGGTTTGGATATTCTTTTAAAAAAAGACTTTGAAGTTTCTAGTTTGGCTCCGCTTGAAAAAGCAGGTCAAAATGATGTCAGCTACATAGATCAAAGCAAATATTTAAAAGACCTTATTTTTTCTAATGCAGGTGCAGTGCTTATTAGAGAAAAAGATGCACAAGCAGTGCCTGAACATATTGAACCTATCATTGTTTCAAACCCACATTTAATTTTTGCAAAACTTTCCAAATTTTTTATCCAGCCCCAGTTTTCACTTGCATCATCTCAAAATGAGATAAAAACACATCTGCAAACCGATCAAGAGTTGGATGTGGGCAAAGATACCGTGATTATGCCCAACGTATTCTTGGGCAATCGAGTAAAAATTGGCAACAATTGTCTCTTAATGCCCGGAGTGGTCATAGGAGACGATACTCTTATCGGGGATAATTGTAAAATATTCCCAAACGTCGTTATTTATAAAAATACGCAAATCGGAAACAACGTATCTATCCACGCAGGCACAATAATCGGTAGCGATGGCTTTGGATACGCTCATACACAGACAGGCGAACACATCAAGATAGAACATAATGGATCAGTGGTTATTGAAGATGATGTTGAAATCGGTGCAAACAATACGATTGATCGGGCTGTATTTGGTGAAACTAGAATCAAAAAAGGGACAAAAATCGACAATCTTGTCCAAATTGCTCATAATTGCGTTGTTGGAGAACATTCTTTATTAGTTTCTCAAGTCGGATTAGCAGGCTCAACCACAACCGGACGCAATGTAGTAATGGGCGGTCAGGCAGGAACAGGAGGGCACATCCATATAGGGGATTTTACCCAAATAGCAGGACGAGGAGCTGTCGGAAAAAATCTTCCACCCCATACAAAATGGGGCGGGCATCCTTTGATGGAATTAGATGAATGGATGAAGTTTTTTGTCACCCTCAGAAGAATGGTTAAAAAGAAAAATCCATAA
- a CDS encoding fumarate reductase iron-sulfur subunit has protein sequence MSAQDKQGRTITIRVLKFDPQSAVSKPHFREYKLEETHSMTIFIALNMIRENQDPDLSFDFVCRAGICGSCAMMINGRPRLACKTLTKSFPEGIITLMPLPAFKLIKDLSVNTGEWFAGMTKRVESWIHTNETIDISKPEEKIDPDVAQEVFELERCIECGCCIASCATKLMREDFIGAAGMNRAVRFMIDPHDKRSDDDFYELIGNDDGVFGCMSLIACHDTCPKELPLQTKIAYLRRKMLSVGCKK, from the coding sequence ATGAGCGCTCAAGATAAACAAGGAAGAACCATCACTATTAGGGTTTTGAAATTTGATCCGCAAAGTGCGGTTTCTAAACCTCATTTTAGAGAATATAAGTTGGAAGAAACGCATTCGATGACGATTTTTATTGCGTTGAATATGATCAGAGAAAATCAAGATCCGGATTTGAGTTTTGATTTTGTGTGTCGAGCTGGAATCTGTGGAAGTTGTGCAATGATGATCAATGGTCGTCCGAGATTGGCTTGCAAAACGCTTACAAAAAGCTTCCCTGAGGGAATTATCACTTTAATGCCTTTGCCTGCTTTTAAATTGATCAAAGATTTAAGTGTCAATACTGGAGAATGGTTTGCGGGTATGACAAAAAGGGTTGAGAGCTGGATTCATACCAATGAAACCATTGATATTTCCAAGCCCGAAGAAAAGATTGATCCTGATGTTGCACAAGAGGTTTTTGAGCTTGAAAGATGTATTGAGTGTGGGTGTTGTATCGCAAGTTGTGCGACAAAGCTTATGAGAGAAGATTTTATCGGTGCAGCAGGAATGAATCGTGCGGTTAGGTTTATGATTGACCCTCACGATAAAAGAAGCGATGATGATTTTTATGAACTTATCGGAAATGATGATGGGGTTTTTGGATGTATGAGTTTGATTGCTTGTCACGACACTTGCCCAAAAGAATTGCCTTTGCAGACTAAGATTGCTTATTTAAGGCGAAAAATGCTTTCAGTGGGATGCAAAAAATAA
- a CDS encoding fumarate reductase flavoprotein subunit — translation MKVTYCDSLIIGGGLAGLRAAVAAKQRGLSVIVLSLVPVRRSHSAAAQGGMQASLGNGKMSEGDNEDLHFMDTVKGSDWGCDQNVARMFVTTAPKAIRELAGFGVPWTRIKEGDRPAVINGEHVTITEDAERHGYIQSRDFGGTKKWRTCFTADATGHSMLYSVANEAYKNGVDIRDRKEAVAIIYEDGRCYGAVVRDLITGEISAYISKGTLLATGGYGRVYAHTTNAVICDGVGAAIAMETGIAKLGNMEAVQFHPTCLVPSGILMTEGCRGDGGVLRDKDGYRFMPDYEPEKKELASRDVVSRRILEHIKSGKGVKSPYGEHVWLDISILGRAHIERNLRDVQDIAKTFAGIDPADEGSKGWVPIKPMQHYSMGGVRTNYKGETHLKGLFCAGEASCWDLHGFNRLGGNSVSEAVVAGMIIGDYFAQHCADANVDIQTKTIQSFIEKEEKYLASLLNNSGSEDVYEIKNRMKIIMDEKVGVFRNGDLLEEAVKELEELYKRSKNINVKNKKMHNNPELEDAYRVPRMLKIALCVAKGALDRTESRGAHTRIDYPKRDDANWLKRTLASWSNPDQTLPTLEYEDLDIMQMEITPDFRGYGAKGNFIPHPLKEQRDEQIRKITEEIQARGGDRYELQEALMPFDLVPKYKAKNQRLGDKK, via the coding sequence ATGAAAGTAACATATTGCGATTCGTTGATTATTGGTGGAGGATTGGCAGGACTTAGAGCTGCAGTTGCTGCAAAACAAAGAGGTTTAAGCGTGATCGTTTTGAGTTTGGTTCCAGTTAGAAGAAGCCACTCTGCAGCTGCTCAAGGAGGAATGCAGGCAAGCTTGGGAAATGGAAAGATGAGTGAGGGCGATAATGAGGATCTCCATTTTATGGATACTGTCAAGGGAAGCGATTGGGGTTGTGATCAAAATGTTGCAAGGATGTTTGTAACAACTGCGCCCAAAGCCATTAGAGAATTGGCAGGATTTGGGGTGCCTTGGACAAGGATTAAAGAAGGAGATCGCCCCGCAGTTATCAATGGCGAACACGTCACCATTACAGAAGATGCCGAAAGACACGGCTATATCCAATCGAGAGATTTTGGAGGAACAAAAAAATGGCGAACTTGCTTTACAGCCGATGCTACAGGGCATTCGATGCTGTATTCAGTTGCTAATGAGGCTTATAAAAATGGGGTGGATATTCGCGATCGAAAAGAAGCTGTTGCTATTATCTATGAGGATGGCAGGTGCTATGGAGCTGTGGTCAGGGATTTGATTACAGGTGAGATTTCAGCTTATATTTCAAAAGGAACTCTTTTGGCAACCGGTGGTTATGGACGTGTTTATGCACATACTACAAATGCCGTGATTTGCGATGGTGTTGGGGCAGCTATTGCGATGGAAACAGGGATTGCTAAGCTTGGAAATATGGAGGCAGTACAATTTCACCCAACTTGTTTGGTTCCTAGCGGCATATTGATGACAGAAGGTTGTAGAGGCGATGGCGGGGTTCTTAGGGATAAGGATGGGTACCGATTTATGCCCGATTATGAACCAGAGAAAAAAGAGCTTGCAAGCCGTGATGTTGTCTCTAGAAGAATTTTGGAACATATCAAGAGTGGAAAAGGGGTTAAATCGCCTTATGGAGAGCACGTTTGGTTGGATATTTCGATTCTTGGGAGAGCGCATATTGAGCGAAACCTCAGAGATGTCCAAGATATTGCAAAAACTTTTGCCGGTATTGATCCAGCAGATGAGGGTAGTAAGGGTTGGGTTCCTATCAAGCCTATGCAGCATTATTCGATGGGTGGTGTGAGGACAAACTATAAGGGCGAAACTCATTTAAAAGGTCTTTTTTGTGCAGGAGAGGCTTCTTGTTGGGATTTGCACGGGTTTAACAGATTGGGAGGAAATTCTGTAAGTGAGGCTGTGGTTGCTGGGATGATTATCGGAGATTATTTTGCTCAACATTGTGCGGATGCAAATGTAGATATTCAAACCAAAACCATTCAATCTTTCATTGAAAAAGAAGAAAAATACTTAGCTTCTTTGTTAAATAACAGCGGCAGTGAAGACGTTTATGAAATCAAAAACAGAATGAAGATTATTATGGATGAAAAGGTTGGAGTATTTCGCAACGGGGATTTGTTGGAAGAAGCTGTAAAAGAGCTTGAAGAGCTTTACAAACGTTCTAAAAATATTAATGTCAAAAATAAAAAAATGCATAACAATCCTGAACTTGAAGATGCCTACAGAGTTCCAAGAATGTTAAAGATTGCTCTTTGTGTCGCTAAAGGAGCACTTGATCGAACAGAGTCTAGAGGGGCGCATACAAGAATTGATTATCCAAAGCGTGATGATGCCAATTGGCTTAAAAGAACTTTAGCTTCTTGGTCAAATCCAGATCAAACATTGCCGACTTTGGAATATGAAGATTTAGATATTATGCAAATGGAAATAACACCTGATTTTAGGGGCTATGGTGCTAAAGGCAACTTTATTCCCCATCCCTTAAAAGAGCAAAGAGATGAGCAAATTCGTAAAATTACCGAAGAGATTCAGGCTAGAGGTGGGGACAGATATGAACTTCAAGAAGCTTTAATGCCATTTGATTTGGTACCCAAATATAAGGCCAAAAACCAACGATTAGGAGATAAAAAATGA
- a CDS encoding triose-phosphate isomerase — protein MQKIIAANFKANHTRETTKKYLQKLDSELKNSNTNQIYIFPSLASLCPNHFTSLKIGAQNAYPTYKGAFTGEIGLEALEEFDIKTILIGHSERRNILNETQEFCAKKFTFFAEKDFEIIYCIGENISIREKGLREVENFIKTQFEGIDLGYKKLILAYEPIWAIGTGISATIEQIKKTHSIIKNFSKSPLLYGGSVNPKNSSEILSLPEVDGVLVGNASLDVESFYQISQGNK, from the coding sequence ATGCAAAAAATTATCGCAGCAAATTTTAAAGCAAATCACACTAGAGAAACCACAAAAAAATACCTTCAAAAACTTGATTCTGAATTAAAAAATTCAAACACAAACCAAATTTATATCTTTCCTTCTCTAGCAAGTTTATGCCCCAATCATTTCACATCTTTAAAAATAGGCGCACAAAACGCATATCCTACTTATAAAGGTGCTTTTACTGGGGAAATAGGTCTTGAAGCCTTAGAAGAATTTGATATCAAAACAATCCTTATCGGGCATAGCGAAAGAAGAAATATCTTGAATGAAACGCAAGAATTTTGTGCTAAAAAATTTACATTTTTCGCCGAAAAAGACTTTGAAATCATTTACTGCATCGGTGAAAATATTTCCATCAGAGAAAAAGGGTTACGTGAAGTAGAAAATTTTATCAAAACCCAATTTGAAGGCATTGATTTAGGCTATAAAAAACTTATTCTCGCCTATGAACCCATATGGGCAATAGGAACAGGCATAAGTGCGACAATTGAACAAATCAAAAAAACCCATTCAATCATTAAAAATTTTTCAAAATCCCCGTTACTTTATGGCGGAAGTGTCAATCCGAAAAATTCGAGCGAAATTCTGAGTCTTCCTGAGGTTGATGGGGTTCTTGTAGGAAATGCTTCACTTGATGTAGAAAGCTTTTATCAAATCAGTCAAGGAAATAAATGA
- a CDS encoding phospholipase D family protein produces MLTETNVAIMFFGILFVLSGCSSIIASTKDISKEKLPEGVFIQRFDPLETEIGKVYADELKHSPDKSGAMIITDGSYALLHRASLAKMAQKSIDIQTYIYKNDVASRVLMHELWEAANRGVKIRILVDDNGLDSDFSDVIALDNHPNISVKIFNPYKNRIRFFRYPEMVYDFRRINKRMHNKLFIADGIALIIGGRNIADNYFDNNLNVNFSDTDVFFLGKVAQEARESFEKYWNFHRSIPASLLPSKSKMKKYLKNYSKYITKIEGSPKDWEIYHHAIQSFISRYKNCENIVYWGYANLIADPPEKIEEDIEHPLTQALKKIWEKTLDSIYISSAYFVPGKKGMKYLQAALDRGIDINILTNSLSSTDALVVYGAWERYRDDLVKLGANVYEYKRNEGKVKIKGKLSSGASLHSKTIVFDDKITWVGSFNLDPRSESINTEVVAVFDNEEFAKETKKIMQIDMQKAWHLILKNNKVIWEGIEDGRVLYEKHSPDTTLFVRMINFLSKIFPESQI; encoded by the coding sequence ATGCTGACAGAGACCAATGTAGCCATAATGTTTTTTGGAATACTTTTTGTGTTGAGCGGGTGTTCATCCATTATTGCTTCTACAAAAGATATCTCTAAAGAAAAGCTTCCTGAGGGAGTGTTTATTCAAAGATTTGATCCTTTGGAAACAGAGATCGGGAAAGTTTATGCCGATGAGTTAAAGCATTCTCCCGATAAAAGTGGGGCAATGATCATCACAGATGGTTCTTATGCACTTTTACATCGTGCCAGTTTGGCAAAAATGGCTCAAAAAAGCATTGATATTCAAACCTATATTTATAAAAATGATGTTGCTTCACGCGTTTTGATGCACGAGTTGTGGGAGGCTGCAAATCGGGGTGTGAAAATTAGAATTTTAGTCGATGATAACGGACTTGATTCTGATTTTTCTGATGTGATTGCTTTAGATAATCATCCCAATATTAGTGTCAAAATTTTCAATCCTTATAAAAACAGAATCAGATTTTTCAGATATCCCGAAATGGTTTATGATTTTAGAAGAATCAATAAACGTATGCACAATAAGCTTTTTATTGCCGATGGTATTGCGCTTATTATCGGGGGTAGAAATATTGCTGATAATTATTTTGATAATAATCTTAACGTCAATTTTTCTGATACGGATGTTTTTTTCTTAGGAAAGGTTGCTCAAGAAGCAAGGGAGAGTTTTGAGAAGTATTGGAATTTTCATCGTTCGATTCCAGCTTCATTGCTGCCCTCAAAGTCCAAGATGAAAAAATACCTCAAAAATTATTCCAAATATATCACTAAAATTGAGGGCTCTCCAAAAGATTGGGAGATTTATCATCACGCAATCCAAAGCTTTATATCTCGATATAAAAATTGTGAAAATATTGTTTATTGGGGGTATGCGAATTTGATTGCTGATCCGCCTGAGAAAATAGAAGAAGACATAGAACATCCTCTGACGCAAGCTTTAAAAAAGATTTGGGAGAAAACCTTAGATTCCATTTATATTTCTTCAGCATATTTTGTTCCAGGAAAAAAAGGAATGAAATATCTTCAAGCAGCTCTTGATAGAGGAATTGACATTAATATTTTGACAAATTCTCTATCTTCGACAGATGCTTTGGTGGTTTATGGTGCGTGGGAAAGATATCGTGATGACTTGGTCAAGCTTGGAGCAAATGTCTATGAATACAAACGCAATGAGGGAAAAGTAAAGATTAAGGGGAAGTTAAGTTCAGGAGCATCTTTACATAGCAAAACAATTGTTTTTGATGATAAGATCACTTGGGTGGGTAGCTTCAATCTTGATCCGCGTTCTGAATCTATCAACACAGAAGTTGTGGCAGTATTTGATAATGAAGAGTTTGCAAAGGAAACAAAAAAAATAATGCAAATAGATATGCAAAAAGCTTGGCATCTTATTTTAAAAAATAATAAGGTTATTTGGGAGGGGATTGAAGATGGCAGAGTGCTTTATGAAAAACATTCTCCAGATACGACATTGTTTGTCAGGATGATTAATTTTCTTTCCAAAATTTTTCCTGAAAGTCAGATATAA
- a CDS encoding phosphatase PAP2 family protein, translating to MIVWSAWSTSAIAKSDFEKFGDVFRLLPVFVGVVSLGMEDYRGFGELALGSLVTQGVIEGVKWGFYAAHKNGHNIAFAKRPCCEDYKGMPSGHAGGAFSAAGFVFYRYGWKPAIPVVVLALLTDASRVYAKKHSVWQVLVGSAIGWGFAWLFTSKYKPDKLMITPDMDFDTKGNATYSVHIAYRF from the coding sequence ATGATTGTTTGGAGTGCTTGGAGCACGAGTGCAATCGCAAAAAGTGATTTTGAAAAATTCGGAGATGTTTTTAGGTTGCTTCCAGTCTTTGTGGGAGTGGTTTCTTTGGGAATGGAAGATTATCGCGGTTTTGGTGAGTTGGCTTTGGGAAGTTTGGTTACTCAAGGGGTTATAGAAGGAGTTAAATGGGGATTTTATGCCGCCCATAAGAATGGGCATAATATTGCTTTTGCTAAACGCCCTTGTTGTGAGGACTATAAAGGAATGCCAAGCGGTCACGCCGGTGGGGCTTTTAGTGCGGCAGGATTTGTGTTTTATCGTTATGGTTGGAAACCTGCTATTCCTGTTGTCGTATTGGCTTTGCTAACAGATGCCTCTAGGGTTTATGCCAAAAAACACTCTGTTTGGCAGGTTCTTGTAGGAAGTGCGATTGGTTGGGGATTTGCTTGGCTTTTTACAAGTAAATACAAACCTGATAAACTGATGATCACACCCGATATGGATTTTGACACAAAAGGAAATGCGACCTATAGCGTTCATATAGCGTATCGTTTTTGA
- a CDS encoding fumarate reductase cytochrome b subunit produces the protein MQQDKIIESYLGITPERRKSKVPAKLDFWQSATGLFLAIFMIAHMFLVSSILISDEAMYKVAKFFEGSFLFKAGEPAIVSGVAVVVIIVLVAHAFLAMRKFPINYRQFIVLKTHKHLMKHSDTNLWFVQAATGFAMFFLASVHLFVMLTQPDTIGPNGSAYRFVSEHFWILYIFLLFAVELHGSIGLYRLCIKWGWFEKLGISNLRRIKWFMSVFFIVLGLLTYGAYVKKGLTQTDSSINYKHIDTQLYGKGE, from the coding sequence ATGCAACAAGATAAAATCATCGAAAGTTATTTGGGCATAACCCCCGAACGCAGAAAGAGTAAAGTGCCTGCCAAGCTTGATTTTTGGCAAAGTGCTACGGGATTATTTTTGGCTATTTTTATGATAGCTCATATGTTTTTGGTATCAAGCATACTTATCAGTGATGAGGCAATGTATAAGGTTGCTAAGTTTTTTGAAGGGAGCTTTCTGTTTAAGGCTGGCGAACCTGCTATTGTGAGTGGGGTGGCAGTGGTTGTTATTATCGTGTTGGTAGCACACGCATTTTTGGCAATGAGAAAATTCCCGATCAACTATAGGCAGTTTATCGTGTTAAAAACCCATAAGCATTTGATGAAGCACAGCGATACAAACTTGTGGTTTGTGCAGGCAGCTACAGGATTTGCTATGTTTTTCTTAGCAAGCGTGCATTTATTTGTAATGCTGACCCAACCCGATACAATTGGACCAAACGGCTCGGCATATCGATTTGTAAGCGAACATTTTTGGATTCTATATATCTTTTTGCTTTTTGCTGTAGAACTTCACGGATCTATAGGGCTTTATAGATTGTGTATCAAATGGGGTTGGTTTGAAAAACTAGGGATTAGCAATCTCAGACGAATTAAATGGTTTATGAGCGTATTTTTTATTGTTTTGGGTCTTTTGACTTATGGCGCTTATGTTAAAAAGGGTCTCACCCAAACGGATTCAAGTATTAATTATAAACATATTGATACACAACTATATGGCAAGGGAGAATAA